The proteins below are encoded in one region of Paenisporosarcina cavernae:
- a CDS encoding iron-containing alcohol dehydrogenase: MNAFSFYNPVKLIFGKGQIEQLQKEIPQYGNKVMVVYGGGSIKKNGLYDQVMDQLKAANLEVVELSGVEPNPRISTVRRGVELAKKENVDFLLAVGGGSVIDATKLMAVASKYDGDAWDFVSRKAVPKDGLPIGTVLTIAATGSEMNAGSVITNEETQEKYGWGSPFSFPKFSILDPTNTFSVPQDQTIYGIVDMMSHLFEQYFNNASNTPVQDEMIEGVLRTVIDTAPKLLRDLHSYEHRETIMFAGTMALNNFLQMGYNGDWASHNIEHAISAVYDIPHAGGLAIVFPNWMRHNLKVDPERFARMAVYVFGVEPEGKTIEETANEGIDRLRAFWSSIGAPETLADYKIDDTKIEEMVEKAMVYGEFGNFTKLNAEDVRSILKASL, from the coding sequence ATGAATGCATTTTCATTTTATAATCCGGTAAAACTTATATTCGGAAAAGGTCAAATTGAACAATTACAAAAAGAAATTCCACAATACGGAAACAAAGTAATGGTTGTCTATGGTGGAGGAAGTATAAAAAAGAATGGTTTGTATGATCAAGTAATGGATCAACTAAAAGCGGCTAATTTGGAAGTCGTGGAGTTAAGCGGTGTTGAACCAAATCCACGTATCTCTACTGTTCGTCGTGGAGTAGAATTAGCGAAGAAAGAAAATGTCGATTTTCTTTTAGCTGTCGGTGGAGGCTCTGTAATTGATGCAACTAAATTAATGGCGGTTGCTTCTAAATACGATGGTGATGCTTGGGACTTTGTGAGTCGGAAAGCTGTTCCAAAAGACGGATTGCCAATCGGTACTGTTTTGACGATCGCTGCAACAGGATCTGAAATGAATGCTGGATCGGTTATTACAAATGAAGAAACACAAGAAAAATACGGATGGGGATCACCATTTAGTTTCCCTAAGTTCTCTATTTTAGATCCAACTAATACTTTTTCTGTACCGCAAGATCAAACTATTTATGGCATAGTGGATATGATGTCTCATTTGTTTGAACAATACTTCAACAATGCATCGAACACGCCAGTTCAAGATGAAATGATTGAAGGGGTACTTCGCACAGTTATTGATACAGCTCCAAAATTACTGCGTGATTTACATTCTTACGAACATCGTGAAACAATTATGTTTGCTGGAACAATGGCATTAAATAATTTCTTGCAAATGGGTTACAACGGCGACTGGGCTTCGCATAACATTGAGCACGCTATTTCTGCAGTGTATGACATTCCACATGCAGGAGGACTTGCAATTGTCTTCCCAAATTGGATGCGTCATAACTTGAAAGTGGATCCAGAACGTTTTGCTCGCATGGCAGTTTATGTGTTTGGTGTAGAGCCAGAAGGTAAAACAATTGAAGAAACTGCGAACGAAGGAATCGATCGTTTACGCGCTTTCTGGAGTTCAATTGGTGCTCCTGAAACGCTCGCTGACTATAAAATCGATGACACTAAAATCGAAGAAATGGTTGAAAAAGCAATGGTTTATGGAGAGTTTGGTAACTTTACAAAACTAAATGCGGAAGATGTACGTTCTATTCTAAAAGCTTCCTTATAA
- a CDS encoding Glu/Leu/Phe/Val family dehydrogenase, whose product MAENLNLFTSTQDVIQEALHKLGYDEGMFELLKEPLRMLEVRIPVKMDDGATKVFTGFRAQHNDAVGPTKGGVRFHPMVSEDEVKALSMWMTLKCGIVDLPYGGGKGGIICDPRQMSMGEIERLSRGYVRAISQFVGPTKDIPAPDVFTNSQIMAWMMDEYSRMDEFNSPGFITGKPIVLGGSQGRERATAQGVTICIEEAAKKRGIDMKGARIVIQGFGNAGSFLAKFMSDAGAKVIGISDAHGALHDPNGLDIDYLLDRRDSFGTVTTLFDNTISNKELLELDCDILVPAAIENQITSENAHNIRASIVVEAANGPTTTEATKILTERGILLVPDVLASAGGVTVSYFEWVQNNQGYYWTEEEVNEKLYKKMVDAFENVYTVGTTRNIDMRLAAYMVGVRKTAEASRFRGWV is encoded by the coding sequence ATGGCTGAAAATTTAAACCTGTTCACATCAACGCAAGATGTTATTCAGGAAGCACTGCACAAACTAGGTTATGACGAAGGTATGTTCGAACTATTGAAAGAACCATTACGTATGCTAGAAGTCCGAATTCCAGTCAAAATGGATGATGGAGCGACGAAAGTATTCACAGGGTTCCGTGCTCAACACAATGATGCTGTAGGACCGACAAAAGGTGGAGTTCGTTTCCATCCAATGGTAAGTGAAGATGAAGTGAAAGCTTTATCTATGTGGATGACATTAAAATGTGGAATTGTCGATCTTCCATATGGTGGTGGTAAAGGTGGAATCATCTGTGATCCTCGCCAAATGTCAATGGGTGAAATCGAGCGACTTAGTCGTGGTTATGTTCGCGCAATCAGTCAATTCGTTGGCCCAACAAAAGATATTCCAGCTCCAGATGTATTTACTAACTCGCAAATTATGGCTTGGATGATGGATGAGTATAGTCGTATGGATGAATTTAACTCTCCAGGGTTTATTACAGGAAAACCTATTGTTCTTGGAGGATCTCAAGGTCGTGAAAGAGCAACTGCACAAGGTGTTACGATTTGTATCGAGGAAGCTGCGAAAAAACGCGGAATTGATATGAAAGGTGCTCGCATTGTTATTCAAGGCTTCGGGAACGCGGGTAGTTTCTTAGCAAAATTCATGAGCGATGCTGGCGCGAAAGTTATCGGTATTTCCGATGCACATGGTGCTCTTCATGATCCTAACGGTTTAGATATCGATTATTTACTAGACCGCCGAGATAGTTTCGGTACGGTTACAACATTGTTTGATAATACGATTTCGAATAAAGAATTGCTTGAACTAGATTGCGATATTCTTGTTCCAGCAGCAATTGAAAACCAAATCACTTCTGAAAATGCACATAATATTCGTGCATCGATTGTGGTAGAAGCGGCAAATGGTCCAACTACTACAGAAGCGACGAAAATTTTGACAGAACGTGGAATTTTACTCGTTCCTGACGTTTTAGCTAGTGCTGGGGGAGTTACTGTATCTTATTTCGAATGGGTACAAAACAACCAAGGGTACTACTGGACAGAAGAAGAAGTAAATGAAAAGCTTTACAAAAAAATGGTGGATGCATTTGAAAATGTATACACAGTTGGTACAACACGTAACATCGACATGCGCTTAGCTGCCTATATGGTTGGTGTTCGTAAAACTGCTGAAGCATCTCGTTTCCGTGGTTGGGTATAA
- a CDS encoding ornithine--oxo-acid transaminase, translating to MTNSTHVIEQTEKFGANNYHPLPIVISEAEGVWVKDPEGNKFMDMLSAYSAVNQGHRHPKIIQALKDQADRVTLTSRAFHNDQLGPWYEMICELSGKEMALPMNTGAEAVETAVKAARRWAYDVKGVADNQAEIIVCDGNFHGRTMTAVSMSSDPEYKRGFGPMLPGVKIIPYGDLEALKAAITPNTAAFILEPIQGEAGIIIPPKGFMKAAYDYCKEQNVLFIADEIQAGLARTGRMFASEWEDVNPDMYILGKALGGGVFPISCVVADREVLGVFNPGSHGSTFGGNPMACAVSIASLEVLKDEKLAERSEELGNYFQEKLKTLSHPSIKEVRGRGLFIGMELTEAARPYCEELKELGLLCKETHDTVIRFAPPLVITKEELDWAFEKIEKVFNK from the coding sequence ATGACGAATTCTACACATGTAATTGAGCAAACAGAAAAATTTGGTGCAAATAATTACCATCCACTACCAATCGTAATTTCAGAAGCAGAGGGTGTGTGGGTAAAAGATCCAGAGGGCAATAAGTTTATGGATATGTTGTCAGCTTATTCCGCTGTTAACCAAGGGCATAGACACCCAAAGATTATTCAAGCGTTAAAAGATCAAGCAGATCGAGTGACGTTAACATCACGTGCGTTCCATAACGATCAATTAGGTCCTTGGTATGAAATGATTTGCGAACTTTCAGGAAAAGAAATGGCACTTCCGATGAATACGGGTGCTGAAGCAGTCGAAACCGCTGTTAAAGCTGCACGTAGATGGGCTTACGATGTAAAAGGTGTAGCGGACAATCAAGCAGAAATTATAGTGTGTGATGGTAACTTCCATGGTCGTACCATGACAGCAGTTTCCATGTCATCGGATCCTGAATACAAACGTGGATTCGGACCAATGTTACCTGGTGTTAAAATAATTCCATATGGCGATTTAGAAGCACTTAAAGCGGCAATTACTCCAAACACTGCAGCGTTTATTCTTGAACCAATTCAAGGGGAAGCAGGAATTATTATTCCTCCAAAAGGATTTATGAAAGCTGCTTACGACTATTGTAAAGAACAAAACGTGTTATTCATCGCAGATGAAATCCAAGCAGGTCTTGCACGAACAGGACGTATGTTTGCAAGTGAGTGGGAAGATGTTAATCCTGACATGTATATTCTCGGAAAAGCACTTGGTGGGGGAGTATTCCCAATCTCTTGTGTTGTAGCGGATCGGGAAGTTCTTGGAGTATTTAATCCTGGATCACATGGTTCCACATTTGGTGGGAATCCGATGGCATGTGCCGTTTCAATTGCTTCATTAGAAGTATTAAAAGACGAGAAGTTAGCGGAACGCTCAGAAGAGCTAGGAAATTATTTCCAAGAAAAGTTAAAAACATTATCTCATCCGTCGATAAAAGAAGTACGCGGACGTGGATTGTTTATCGGTATGGAGTTAACGGAAGCGGCTCGACCTTACTGTGAGGAATTAAAAGAACTCGGTTTATTATGTAAAGAGACTCATGATACTGTAATCCGATTTGCTCCTCCACTTGTCATCACAAAAGAAGAATTAGACTGGGCATTTGAAAAAATCGAAAAAGTATTCAATAAATAA
- the pruA gene encoding L-glutamate gamma-semialdehyde dehydrogenase, producing the protein MIPYKHEAFTDFSKEENKKAIQEGYKVVESYLGEEYPLVIGGERITTEDKIVSYNPANKSEVVGSTSKATKELAAKAMDVADKTFNTWKKVKPEVRADVLFKAAAIMRRRKFEFSALLSKEAGKTWVEADVEAAEAIDFLEYYGRQMLSLKNGQPVESRPGEYNQYNYIPLGVAVVISPWNFPFAIMAGTTVAAMVAGNTVLLKPASTTPVVAYKFVEVLEQAGMPAGVVNFIPGSGAEVGDFLVDHPRTRLISFTGSRDVGLRIFERASKLSEGQIWIKRVIAEMGGKDTIVVDKEADLELAAQSIVKSAFGFSGQKCSACSRAVVVEDVYDQVLARVEELTKALSVGKPDSDEHFVGPVIDGAAYKKIMEYIEIGKGEGRLVAGGNGDDSKGFFIEPTVIADLDPKARIMQEEIFGPVVGFAKAKDFDHALEIANNTEYGLTGAVITNNRMNQEKAREDFHVGNLYFNRGCTGAIVGYQPFGGFNMSGTDSKAGGPDYIQLHMQAKTTSEML; encoded by the coding sequence ATGATCCCTTACAAACATGAAGCATTTACTGATTTCTCGAAAGAAGAAAACAAAAAAGCCATTCAAGAAGGCTACAAAGTCGTTGAATCGTATTTAGGGGAAGAATATCCATTAGTTATTGGTGGAGAACGTATTACGACAGAAGACAAGATTGTCTCGTACAACCCAGCAAATAAATCAGAAGTGGTTGGATCTACTTCAAAAGCGACGAAAGAATTAGCAGCAAAAGCAATGGATGTAGCAGATAAAACGTTTAACACTTGGAAAAAAGTGAAACCAGAAGTACGTGCAGATGTTTTATTCAAAGCTGCGGCAATTATGCGTCGTCGTAAATTTGAATTTTCCGCATTGCTTTCTAAAGAAGCAGGTAAAACTTGGGTAGAAGCAGATGTAGAAGCTGCTGAAGCAATCGACTTTTTAGAATATTATGGTCGTCAAATGCTTTCTCTAAAAAATGGCCAACCTGTTGAAAGCCGTCCAGGCGAATATAACCAATATAATTACATTCCATTAGGTGTGGCAGTCGTCATTTCACCTTGGAACTTCCCATTTGCTATTATGGCGGGAACAACTGTTGCAGCAATGGTAGCAGGGAACACGGTTTTACTTAAACCAGCTTCTACTACTCCAGTTGTTGCGTATAAGTTTGTGGAAGTATTAGAACAAGCAGGTATGCCTGCAGGAGTTGTAAACTTCATCCCAGGTTCTGGAGCAGAAGTTGGTGACTTCCTAGTAGATCACCCACGTACTCGTTTAATCAGTTTCACTGGTTCTCGTGATGTAGGTTTACGTATTTTCGAACGTGCGTCGAAATTAAGTGAAGGACAAATTTGGATTAAACGCGTGATTGCTGAAATGGGCGGTAAAGATACAATCGTTGTTGATAAAGAAGCGGATTTAGAATTGGCTGCTCAATCGATTGTGAAATCTGCATTCGGCTTTAGTGGTCAAAAATGTTCTGCATGTTCTCGTGCAGTAGTTGTGGAAGATGTATACGATCAAGTTCTAGCTCGTGTGGAAGAGCTTACGAAAGCATTATCGGTTGGAAAACCAGATAGTGACGAACATTTTGTTGGGCCAGTTATTGATGGTGCGGCATACAAGAAAATTATGGAATATATCGAAATTGGGAAAGGCGAAGGTCGCCTAGTAGCAGGTGGAAATGGTGATGATTCAAAAGGATTCTTCATTGAACCAACTGTAATAGCTGATTTAGATCCAAAAGCACGAATCATGCAAGAAGAGATCTTTGGACCAGTAGTTGGTTTTGCGAAAGCGAAAGACTTTGATCATGCGTTAGAAATTGCAAACAACACGGAATATGGTTTAACTGGTGCAGTAATTACAAATAACCGTATGAATCAAGAAAAAGCTCGTGAGGACTTCCATGTTGGTAACTTATACTTCAACCGTGGATGTACCGGAGCAATTGTTGGTTATCAACCATTTGGTGGATTCAACATGTCAGGTACTGATTCAAAAGCAGGTGGACCAGATTACATCCAACTACACATGCAAGCTAAAACAACATCTGAAATGCTGTAA
- a CDS encoding sigma 54-interacting transcriptional regulator gives MTVGIHAVDVQGKTIIYNDHMRKMEGIEITEFQDHSLIDIFQFGQQSSTLLEVLATQQPIVTVKQTYWNRHGQEITTINDTYPVHVDGKLIGAIELAHDVTTLEQFVYQPLKRYGEPITFSIITAISESMISVKEMAKKAAHAKLSVLLLGESGTGKDLIAEAIHHEWSPGASNFYTLYCHNADANMLDQLHAEMIEREPSTIFCERIDLLSLHHQQKLLEVVQDPRLKQHFFLASTGKDPVELITSGELWKELYYFFASMLITVPPLRDRKEDIVPFVEDYFMRHSIRFGTVIKGLSKDVTTLFHKYDWPGNLKELEFLLDEIASFVTDEEWVTYDLLPLHFKRKLDDSVATYKQMATKYTVESDAIVPLEVYLKAAESEYVVKVMEKFNGNVTKAAAALGMSRQNLQYRLRKIRN, from the coding sequence ATGACTGTAGGGATTCATGCAGTTGATGTCCAAGGCAAAACGATCATTTATAATGACCATATGCGTAAAATGGAAGGCATTGAAATCACCGAATTTCAAGATCATTCTTTAATAGATATCTTTCAGTTTGGCCAACAATCAAGTACATTACTCGAAGTCCTTGCTACCCAACAACCGATTGTAACCGTGAAACAAACCTATTGGAATCGACACGGACAAGAAATTACGACGATTAATGATACCTACCCGGTGCATGTTGATGGAAAGTTAATTGGAGCAATTGAACTTGCCCATGACGTCACCACCCTCGAACAATTTGTGTATCAACCATTAAAACGATACGGAGAACCTATCACGTTTTCGATTATTACTGCTATTTCCGAATCCATGATCTCGGTAAAGGAAATGGCGAAGAAGGCAGCTCATGCAAAACTGTCTGTTTTACTTTTAGGCGAATCCGGTACGGGAAAAGATTTGATTGCAGAGGCAATTCATCATGAATGGTCTCCGGGTGCATCTAATTTTTATACACTCTATTGTCACAATGCGGACGCAAACATGCTAGATCAGTTACACGCAGAAATGATTGAACGAGAACCCTCTACTATATTCTGTGAACGTATCGATTTATTATCATTGCACCATCAACAAAAGCTACTAGAAGTTGTGCAAGATCCTCGTTTAAAACAGCACTTCTTTTTAGCTAGCACCGGAAAGGATCCAGTCGAATTAATTACTTCCGGGGAATTATGGAAAGAGCTGTATTACTTTTTTGCTTCCATGCTTATTACAGTTCCGCCGTTACGAGATCGTAAAGAAGATATTGTTCCTTTTGTCGAAGATTATTTCATGCGTCATTCCATTCGCTTCGGGACAGTTATAAAAGGACTTTCTAAAGATGTCACGACACTGTTTCACAAGTATGATTGGCCGGGAAACTTGAAAGAACTAGAATTTCTCTTAGATGAAATTGCTTCATTTGTCACGGACGAAGAATGGGTTACCTATGATTTACTTCCCCTACATTTCAAAAGGAAATTGGACGACTCAGTAGCAACGTATAAACAAATGGCGACAAAATATACAGTTGAATCCGATGCGATTGTTCCTCTGGAAGTTTATTTAAAAGCGGCTGAATCGGAATATGTCGTAAAAGTGATGGAGAAGTTTAACGGTAACGTAACGAAAGCTGCAGCAGCATTAGGAATGAGTCGGCAAAATTTACAATATCGATTGCGTAAAATCCGAAACTAA
- the yugI gene encoding S1 domain-containing post-transcriptional regulator GSP13, translating to MTKNYEVGDVVTGKVTGIQPYGAFVALDDETQGLVHISEITYGFVKEVSDFLSIGQEVEVKVLEVDDSAGKISLSIRALQEKPPLLRKEERPKKSLQARVNESDAEGFNSLKDKLSDWIKQSGQ from the coding sequence ATGACAAAAAATTATGAAGTAGGAGATGTTGTTACAGGAAAAGTAACAGGCATTCAACCCTATGGTGCTTTCGTGGCACTAGACGATGAAACACAAGGACTTGTGCATATTTCTGAAATTACGTATGGTTTTGTAAAAGAAGTAAGTGATTTCCTCTCAATTGGTCAAGAAGTAGAAGTGAAAGTTCTAGAAGTAGATGATTCTGCTGGAAAAATTAGTCTGTCCATTCGCGCATTGCAGGAAAAGCCTCCCCTTCTTCGGAAAGAAGAGCGTCCCAAAAAATCTCTTCAAGCGCGTGTGAATGAAAGCGACGCGGAAGGGTTTAATTCCTTAAAAGATAAATTATCCGATTGGATTAAACAATCTGGACAATAA
- a CDS encoding RNA polymerase sigma factor — MGETELIRLAQSGDEKAYVELMQLYHRTIEKFAYQCGVHQNDVSDVTQEVFIKLYRFLYQFQHDRFTTWLYKITLNAVRDYYRKESKEKSKEHKWKEQMNDEPLLVSTEKKILLFEEDQQLHDAILSLDEKYRYPIIFFYFQELSYEQIGEVMNIPLSTVKTRILRAKEQLKIALVNERGEQIGR; from the coding sequence ATGGGGGAAACAGAGCTAATCCGATTAGCACAGTCGGGAGATGAAAAAGCATATGTAGAGTTAATGCAACTTTACCATCGAACGATTGAGAAATTTGCATACCAATGTGGGGTGCATCAAAACGATGTGAGCGATGTGACACAGGAAGTATTTATAAAATTGTATCGATTTTTATATCAATTTCAACATGATCGATTTACCACATGGTTATATAAAATCACATTAAATGCTGTACGAGATTATTACAGAAAAGAGTCCAAAGAGAAAAGTAAAGAACATAAGTGGAAGGAACAAATGAACGACGAACCTTTGCTGGTTTCGACAGAAAAGAAAATTTTACTGTTTGAAGAAGACCAACAACTTCATGACGCTATCCTTTCGTTAGACGAAAAATATCGATACCCGATTATTTTCTTTTATTTTCAAGAGTTGTCATATGAGCAGATTGGAGAAGTAATGAATATCCCCTTATCCACTGTGAAAACACGTATTCTTCGGGCAAAAGAGCAGTTAAAAATTGCTTTGGTAAATGAAAGAGGTGAACAAATTGGACGATAA
- a CDS encoding sodium-dependent transporter produces the protein MQKRDHFASKIGFVLAAAGSAIGLGAIWKFPYMAGTNGGSVFVLLFIISTLLIGLPILLAEFLIGRRGQADAVTSLKKLAPGKNWFLIGWSGFIFSFIILSFYSVVGGWILSYLGRAILFQLSNNGESYYGELFASIISSPLEVIGAQALFMLLTVLIVKGGIEAGIERASRIMMPALFVFFIILVVRSLTLDGAWEGIEFMFVPDWSYFTANTMLLALGQAFFSLSVGVAGMMTYASYLPKEQRLGNSALSVSFLNIGISILSGLVIFPAVFALGYSPNEGPGLVFIILPAVFEQLPFGSIFLLVFLVLLLFATLTSSISMLEIVVSIGIKNAYDKRKRASWIYGLLIFLVGIPSALSFGVLSDFKIMGMTFFDFADFITSSIGLPLGALLISIFAGYVMPKPDSMDELQIKTSSYEIWYFLVRFVAPIAIIAVFVNKIVSLFM, from the coding sequence ATGCAAAAAAGGGATCATTTCGCGTCTAAAATTGGCTTTGTACTAGCAGCTGCAGGCAGTGCAATTGGACTTGGAGCTATTTGGAAATTTCCATACATGGCAGGAACGAACGGAGGCAGCGTTTTTGTCCTCCTATTTATCATCAGTACATTATTAATCGGTTTGCCTATCCTTTTAGCGGAATTTTTAATTGGTCGACGTGGACAAGCAGATGCCGTTACCTCGTTAAAAAAACTAGCACCAGGGAAAAATTGGTTTCTCATTGGGTGGTCAGGATTTATCTTTTCCTTTATTATTCTTTCGTTTTATTCCGTAGTGGGTGGGTGGATCTTATCTTACCTCGGTCGAGCAATTCTTTTTCAACTAAGCAATAATGGAGAATCGTACTATGGGGAACTGTTCGCTTCCATCATTTCAAGCCCTTTGGAAGTAATCGGTGCGCAAGCATTATTTATGTTACTAACCGTCCTAATTGTAAAAGGCGGGATTGAAGCCGGTATAGAGCGTGCTAGTCGTATTATGATGCCAGCGTTGTTTGTCTTTTTTATCATATTAGTCGTTCGTTCCTTAACACTAGATGGTGCATGGGAAGGAATCGAATTCATGTTTGTGCCAGATTGGTCGTATTTCACTGCAAATACTATGTTACTAGCATTAGGTCAAGCATTTTTCTCATTAAGTGTTGGGGTGGCAGGAATGATGACATATGCATCGTATTTACCGAAAGAACAGCGTCTCGGTAATTCTGCATTAAGTGTGTCATTTTTGAATATTGGTATATCCATTCTTTCAGGTCTAGTGATCTTTCCAGCTGTATTCGCTTTAGGGTACTCGCCTAATGAAGGACCTGGATTAGTATTTATTATCCTTCCTGCCGTCTTTGAACAGCTGCCTTTTGGCTCTATATTCTTACTCGTATTTTTAGTGTTATTACTTTTTGCAACGTTAACTTCTTCTATTTCGATGCTTGAAATTGTAGTATCCATTGGGATAAAAAATGCATATGATAAGCGAAAACGAGCTTCTTGGATTTATGGCTTACTCATTTTCTTAGTAGGTATTCCAAGTGCCCTATCATTTGGCGTATTAAGTGATTTTAAAATAATGGGGATGACGTTTTTTGATTTTGCAGATTTCATCACGAGTAGTATTGGATTACCTTTAGGAGCTTTATTAATATCAATCTTCGCAGGTTATGTGATGCCGAAACCTGATTCAATGGATGAATTACAAATTAAAACTTCTTCCTATGAAATTTGGTACTTCTTAGTTCGTTTCGTAGCTCCGATTGCTATTATTGCCGTATTTGTGAATAAAATCGTAAGTTTATTTATGTAA
- a CDS encoding helix-turn-helix domain-containing protein, whose product MKQEFHTQLRQLREERNFSLEDLSLKTRIGTGKLENYESGVDTPSVQSILKLSNALEVPASNLLDGIRLPT is encoded by the coding sequence ATGAAACAAGAATTCCACACTCAACTTCGCCAACTGCGAGAAGAACGAAACTTTTCCTTAGAAGATCTTTCATTAAAAACGCGCATTGGAACGGGGAAATTAGAGAATTATGAATCAGGGGTAGATACACCTTCTGTCCAGTCAATTCTCAAACTTTCTAATGCATTGGAAGTACCAGCATCCAACTTGCTGGACGGAATTAGATTACCAACGTAA
- a CDS encoding DUF1871 family protein — MDDILMNKKCIRLLEEWDPFGYGQRSYETEIADVVAALQGFDDPTQIAKNIQTVYEASFEQWIPLEKCMEIAYQLIAVKFEAKCII, encoded by the coding sequence ATGGATGATATTTTAATGAATAAGAAATGTATTCGTCTTTTGGAGGAATGGGATCCGTTTGGCTATGGACAACGTTCATATGAGACGGAAATAGCGGATGTAGTAGCGGCGTTACAAGGGTTCGATGATCCGACTCAAATTGCGAAGAACATTCAAACGGTCTATGAGGCATCATTTGAACAATGGATTCCTCTTGAAAAATGTATGGAAATTGCGTATCAATTAATTGCGGTAAAATTTGAAGCAAAATGTATCATATAA
- a CDS encoding MalY/PatB family protein translates to MKVFEENLNRRNTQSVKWDAMEHIFDVPDASEILPMWVADMDFPVPEAVTKALQDRLQHPIYGYTFTSDSAKKALVDWLESNHQWNISQDEILFHHGVIPAMSVIIQSFTKVSDNILILPPVYPPFKMIPEKLGRNVIESTLREQNGNYEINWHDFEEKLKQDVKLYIHCHPHNPVGKVWTEQELRKIVELCEKYNVRILSDEIHADLVLFGNKHLPLAKIAPSYKEFIYTCVAPTKTFNLAGIQIASMIVANEKDRETLKDVSLSHGFIEVNAFAGVALEAAYSTGKEWLEEAKKVIESNIEYVIQTLPNEINGLEIARPQGTYLLWIDYRKTGLEEQDIINALLQEGKVALEAGSKYGEEGKGFLRMNVATSPSLLKDGVARTIKAFKHLQ, encoded by the coding sequence TTGAAAGTATTTGAAGAGAACTTGAACCGAAGAAACACGCAATCGGTTAAATGGGATGCCATGGAACACATTTTTGACGTACCCGATGCATCGGAAATACTGCCAATGTGGGTTGCAGATATGGATTTCCCTGTTCCCGAAGCAGTTACTAAAGCATTGCAAGACCGATTGCAACATCCTATTTACGGCTATACATTTACGAGCGACTCTGCAAAAAAAGCTTTAGTAGACTGGTTGGAATCCAATCATCAGTGGAATATTTCACAAGACGAGATTTTATTCCACCACGGCGTCATCCCTGCAATGTCGGTTATCATTCAATCCTTTACAAAGGTGTCCGATAATATTCTAATTTTACCGCCAGTGTATCCCCCTTTTAAAATGATACCGGAAAAATTAGGTCGGAATGTCATCGAATCTACATTACGTGAGCAAAATGGCAACTACGAAATTAATTGGCACGATTTTGAAGAAAAACTAAAACAAGACGTCAAACTCTACATACACTGTCACCCTCACAACCCAGTCGGGAAAGTATGGACAGAACAAGAGTTACGCAAAATCGTGGAGTTATGTGAAAAATATAATGTTCGCATCTTATCTGATGAGATACACGCCGATCTAGTGCTGTTTGGAAATAAACATCTTCCATTAGCAAAAATCGCACCATCCTATAAAGAATTTATATACACATGTGTCGCGCCAACGAAAACTTTTAATCTAGCGGGAATTCAAATTGCAAGTATGATTGTGGCAAATGAAAAAGATCGTGAAACGTTAAAAGACGTTTCACTCTCCCACGGATTTATTGAAGTGAATGCATTTGCAGGTGTTGCGCTTGAGGCCGCTTATTCGACTGGTAAAGAATGGCTAGAAGAAGCGAAAAAAGTAATTGAATCCAATATCGAATACGTCATTCAAACATTGCCAAATGAAATTAATGGATTAGAAATTGCTCGACCACAAGGCACTTACTTACTTTGGATCGACTACCGAAAAACAGGATTGGAAGAACAAGACATCATAAACGCCTTACTTCAAGAAGGAAAAGTAGCATTAGAAGCGGGATCAAAATACGGAGAAGAAGGAAAAGGATTCCTTCGAATGAACGTCGCAACATCGCCGTCATTGCTAAAAGATGGCGTCGCTCGCACCATTAAAGCATTCAAACACTTACAATAA